The Solibacillus daqui genome has a segment encoding these proteins:
- a CDS encoding ArsR/SmtB family transcription factor, with protein sequence MEIELIEKQLKAVADANRLKILACLKKGEVCVCDFTDVLGISQPAVSQHLRKLKEAGIITERKVGTWKHYRIHENQTKLMQNILASIDEEWTCGCKIDCKCVEG encoded by the coding sequence ATGGAAATCGAACTAATTGAGAAACAATTAAAAGCTGTAGCAGATGCGAACCGATTGAAAATCCTTGCTTGTTTAAAAAAAGGAGAGGTATGTGTTTGTGATTTTACGGATGTATTAGGTATCTCACAGCCAGCAGTTAGTCAGCATTTAAGAAAGCTAAAAGAGGCTGGTATCATTACAGAGCGTAAAGTTGGAACATGGAAGCATTATCGTATACATGAGAATCAAACTAAGTTAATGCAAAACATACTGGCTTCCATCGATGAAGAGTGGACATGTGGTTGTAAAATTGATTGTAAATGTGTGGAGGGCTAA